Sequence from the Sphingosinicella ginsenosidimutans genome:
CGCGACCCACAGCGCGGCGAACCAGGCGAGGCACTTCCAGAGCGGCGCGGGGGCGGGCGTGGACATCGCCACCTTCTAGGCGCTCGTCGCCGTGCCCGGCCAGCCGTCGCGAGCCGGGCGGAAGATCAAAAGGCGAAGCCCATCGCGATGCCGCCGCCGTGCGTGTCGCCCCAGGGCAGGACGCGCACGTCGCGGTCGTGGCGGCGGGTGATGAGGAAGCCGGACGCCTCTCCGATCGCGGCGCCGGCGACCACATCGTACCAATGGTGCCGATCCGCCCGCACCCGCGCATAGCCGACAAAGGCGGCCAGCACCGTCGCGGGCAGGCCGACCCGCCAGCCA
This genomic interval carries:
- a CDS encoding DUF2474 family protein is translated as MSTPAPAPLWKCLAWFAALWVASVAAFGAVAWVIRLWLKP